A region of the Brienomyrus brachyistius isolate T26 chromosome 10, BBRACH_0.4, whole genome shotgun sequence genome:
AGCGTGCCCTCCTCCGCAGAGTTCTTCCGTGAGCTGCTGGACAACGCCGAGCGCTCCCTGCACGACATGTTCGTCCGCACCTACGGCCAGATGTACGTGAAGAACGCCGAGCTCTTCAAGCGCTTCTTCCGCGAGCTGCGGCGTTACTACGCGGCCGGCGCCGGCGCCGTCGACCTCGACGGCATGCTGGCTGATTTCTGGGCGGAGCTTCTGGAGCGCATGTTCCAGCTCGTCAACGTGCAGTACGAGTTCAGCGAGGCCTACATGGAGTGCGTGAGCCGGCACACCGAGCAGCTGCGCCCCTTCGGTGATGTGCCACGTAAGCTCCGCCTACAGCTGACGCGCGCCTTCGTGGCGGCTCGCACCTTCACCCGCGGCCTGGCTCTGCTGCCCGACACCATGGCCAAGGTGTCCACGGTGAGTGTGGCGGGTATTGGGGGTCTGCTTCTGCGGTGATACCTGTGTATGCTGGCGTGGAAGTATTTAGCTTTTAATGAATAGGCTCTGCTGGGCTGTGAACAGACACAGCTGCCCCGTCTTCCTGAATTTAGGGAGTGACTGGTCGTTTAGAGCTTCGAACCAGTACAAATACACCCATCCGCCCATCTAACCCCTCCCTTCCTCAGTCCAGGTTCATGGTGGGGGGGCACAGAGTCTATCCCAGACAGCATATGGCACCCAGTAGCACCTGCATAATGCTTTTGATTACTTGTATGGATTGTTGAAATCCATAATTATTATAAAGTGTGCGTCATTATTTTGTTTGTTGAATAAGCTGATGTTATATTCTCTATACAAAATGCAGGGTTGTCAAGTCCAGTAAAACTAATGTCTTGACAGAAATGCTTTTAACAGAGAGGTAGTTGGCAAGAGCTGAATCCAAGAAAGTAGCACCAGAATCGACTTCCGCTAAACCTGACTTGGGAATCaaatttggggtgggggggcaactGGGGTGTCTGTCTGATCTGTGTCTGGGCAGGTGAGTTTCTCCCTGATCAAGGAGTGGGCCTTGTGTGCTgtctggctctgtgtgtgtgtgtgtgtgtgtgtgtgtgtgtgtgtgtgtgtgtgtgtgtgttcatgcatATGCAGACGGTCCCTAACagcatgccccctcccccctcccccccccccccccccccccccgtgcaggTGAGTGCTTCTCCAAGCTGTGCCCGTGCAGCCATGAAGATGCTTTACTGCCCTTACTGCTCGGGCCAGGTGACGCTGAAGCCGTGCCAGAGGTACTGCATCAATGTGCTACGCGGCTGCCTGGCCAACCAGGCCGACCTGGACTCCGAGTGGAACAACTTCCTGGGTGAGCCGGGGTCGCGGTCGGGGAGGCCGCGGTGAGTGTGGCATGAGCTGGTAGCTGGTGCGACAGGACCCAGCTGCTGTGGATTGGGGACATAAAATGCTGTGGATTGGGGACGGGCTGGCGGTGCTTAACATCTTTGGCTAAGGTGGTTTTCTCGTAGCACTTCACATTTCGGTCTTTAGATGGCGCACTTCTCCAGCTTTTATCTGgctagtgtgtgaatgtgtgagcaGTACACCAGACTAGGTATGTACTTAACCAGGGTTGTATATTTTAAATAGCAATATTGTAAgttaaagtattttagtgaAAGCATATATTAAATACTGTGAAAAGACGGTTGGCGAATGGCGAAGTGAGGGTCAGTGATATCTCTGTGCCTCCCCCTTGTGGTGAACAGCAGCAATGGTAGATGTCTTGATTTTTCTAACTTGGATACACAGAGTAGTGGTAAGGGTAGAATTGTGATACATCTTTGTCCTTTTATCTTCCAGATGCCATGCTGAGCCTGGCGGAGAGACTGGAGGGGCCGTTTAACTTTGAGTCTGTGATGGACCCGATTGACGTGAAGATCTCCGAAGCCATCATGAACATGCAGGAGAACAGCATACAAGTGTCGCAGAAGGTTAGCTTGTCCGTCCTGGTCCCAGTCCCTTTATCAGTGCTGTCTCATGTGAATGCTCGCAGGAAAAGCCTGGCTCAAACCAGAATGGAAGTGGGGGTGTGGCCAAAGTGTGCTGGCAGTGCCTGATTGGGTGGTTAACCATGTATCGCTACAGATGTCTGTTAACAATGatgatgggtgggggggttgatGTGGAGCCCTGTGCTGGGGTTTGTGTTGTTCATGCCCAATGGTGTCCGTATTGACCAACCTCCCTCGTCCAAACCGTCGTAGGTGTTCCAGGGATGTGGTCAGCCCAAACTGGCCATGACCTTCCGATCCCGACGTGCCGTGAGTGAGGTCGGCTACACTGGCCGCTTCCGGCCGTACAGCCCGGAGGCACGGCCCACCACCGCTGCCGGCACCACTCTGTACAGACTGGTATGTGGACTTCAGCTTCCTCTTTCATTTGGCTTCAGACCGCATGCTGCTTCCTGCCTGGACACCAACCTGCAACTCATGGGTCACCTTCAAAGTTTAACCGTGTGCAACATCTGCTGTTCACGGGCGATAAAGCCGCTGATTATTATTAATCCAGCAACCTGGATTTAGCCTCATACCTGCCAAACCGTATCCTGTTTCGAAAGCAGCCTGGTATCTtgggttttgaagcttggccgTTAATCGGCTCGTGTCCTTCGAAGCTGGGGGCTTCCAGGAGTGAATCATCGCTTCCTGTGTGTTTGTAGACGGTTGTGAGCATTCTGACCCATCTTTGCAGGAAGTTGGAAGGGCAGTGTGGACCGGCAGGTTTACTCCACGTAAAGTCATGAGTAACGTGGCTGTATCCTGTACACCCTTGAGAGTAATCAGATGTATCTAAGCTGTACATCCTGAGCATTGGGGTCCTCCacctgccccacccccacacaaacGCGTTCCTTCGCTCCGTCCAGGTGACAGACGTGAAGAAGAAACTGAAGCATGCCAAGAAGTTCTGGTCCACGCTGCCGGAGACCGTCTGTGTCGGGGAGAGGGTTGGCCCCACCGATGACTGCTGGAACGGTACTGCCAAGAGCAGGTGAGTGAAATTCTGGGAGTGACGTGTAGAGTGGACAGGTGGACATTGAGAAGCTGGGTCTGGTACAAAGCAGGTTCTGCTGTAGGGCGGTTGGTTCCTAACCTAGCAAAGTCTCAATAATGCTGAATAAATATGGCTTATCCTATCCAAATGTCAGCCCATTTGTTGCTGCAATGTTAGTAATCCTTATAGATCTCATATATCAAGGGAAATGCCACAGGAGATTTTCTTCATCAGGATTGGTTTCCTCCTCCTCAGATACGAGTCGGACCTCACAGACAGCGGATTGGCCAATCAGGTGTCCAACCCTGATGTGGAAGTGGACATCACCAAGCCCGACGCAGTGATCCGGAGGCAGATCATGGTCCTGAGGGAGATGACCAGCTGGCTAAAGGCCGCCCACAGCGGCAACGACATCACTACAGACAACGGTGAGGACTGAAAGGCATGCGCGCCACACACTACAGCTGCTTTTCAATTCAGCCGCACATTTTAGGCGACTGAACAGGCTGAAATTTAAGTCAGAACAACAGATGGGATGCTCTCGAAAGAACGACACGCACTAATTCTGTTTAAGTCCTTGTATATCCTGTTATGGACATTGTTCCCTCTCTGGACACTTGTTCCGCTTCTACCCCCTTTTACACTCTTGCTCTTTGTGCCCCACAGAGGTTGGCAGTGGTGGTGAGGAGAGTGGCAGTGGGTGTGACTCGCCATCCTGTCAGGACATATACTTCTCCACCGCGGCTCCTGTCATGCCTCGGCTGGTCAAGGTTGCACATAAGGAGCCAAATAGTGGTGCCGCCCTGTTGGCCATACATGGTACTACCTTGGCCGGGCTTGCCCTGGCTCTGCTCATTGTGCACGGGAGATAAAGGCCAAGGAAAGAGGGAAAAGGAGACCCTGAGAAAGGACAATACAACAGCCCTCTGGTTTTTGGCGTGTCCACCATGTGGAAGACTCTTGACTTACAGTAATTTCACATTTTAATTTGATTGGTTTATGTGAATGGACATTAAGCATTCAGCGAAGGGATTTAATTCTTGGACACTCCAACTTCAGATTTTACATTTAATCGTCAATGACTtttccttcattttttttttaaacccccATCATTCACGTTGTTGGACGCTGTACCTCCATTTTTTTTATGACTGTGATttagagatgtgtgtgtgtgtgtgtgtgtgtgtgtgtgtgtgtgtgtgcgcgcacctgTATACCTGCCTTTGCCCAAGCAGCACAATAGCTTAAAGTGTCTTATGGAACAATTTACCcattttaaaaagaacaaatgttAAGAATTCTcaagtgtgtgactgtgcgtgTGAATGGAAAAAGGGGAGGGGCGGCCGGGGGTGTGTTTTGTGGAAAGGGAGAGTAGGGTAAGGATACGGTTACTATCATAGGTGGCTTTTTCTCATCTTCAAATCCGGGATTTACCATGAACTGGCTGAAAGTATGAAGTAATGAATAAACGGGGCCGTGTTCAACAGCTCATGGGCAGTGAGACAGGCCCCTGTTTGATGCATCAGAACCACAGTCTGGTTCCCAGTGTGCAGGCGGAACCTAGAGCTAAAGCTGGGAGCAAATGCATCCCCGGTTTCTCTTTCAGCTGGGGGAAAGTTGGAAGCCTGCGGTCTGGGGTACGAGGGACAAGTCTGAAGGCTCCTCGCCCAAGTCGAGCTGCTTAACTCAAACCTCAAAGAGTCTGGGTATAGCGCCATCTGCCTGTAGGAGGAGACCCATGGCCTGTTTTGGTGTGACAGCACTCTAAAAGAAACTTTCACAGTTAAGTTTTCATTTTCAATCATTAAAGAAAGAAAGTGCTGGACGGAGCAAAGCGATGCAGAAGCGTTTGAAGCTGTCTTAGTGATGTGAAATTTTAATTGCGATACCGTGGGAAAGTTAACTCAATTGCACAGTGCTGGGGAGAGACAGGAAGGCAGCTCAGTCCCTTAGATGTTGGTTTTGCTGCTTGTAACTAAGCAACGACTTTCCTTACTCGTGCAGTTACATGCCGACTTTGTCGGGGCTGCACGTCTCACACCCACACTGTACCAGTTCTCATTTcaggttttatttttgttcagGATGCCAGGATATCATGCACCATTCAGTCCCCAATATCTGCCTCATATCCTTTTATCTCAGCCAATCATCCTTGGTCACAGGACAAAGGTTCACCTAACAGTTATGCAGGGGTTTGCTCATGTAATTGTGTGTATGTGAAAATCAGTGTCCATTCTGTTTAAACTGCCTGACTGTCTTTGGGGATGTTTTTAATCAGTCCACTGTACATGTTGTTTGCATAAATCACCTCACAATACTATTCCAAATCTTGTAGCTCTTGTACAGTAAATTATTTAATcgcatgtttatttttaaaggcCAGCATTTGAGAATCGCTCTTGTTAGCTATCAGAAGTACCCTTTTGAAAccaaatatacatatttacataggTGAAAAGTAATTAAGTTTGTCAAGCTAGTATTTTTATACGGCCTTCATAAAACAATGTTTTGTGTTGAAGATGTTGACTGTAATGAGGAATTTCACTGGTGAATATTGGACAGACTTTGTGGGCCTCTTGTTACGGTACCGTTGAACTCAAATCCCAGAGGAGTTACGGAGGAAAAATGCACCAGTAATTTTTAAACCACAACACAATGATTAATTTGAGGCTGAAAAATCATGGATCTGCTATAACAGGAAAGAAAAACCTGTTTAGGAGTAACACTAACTGTGTTAACATCAACTGTGTCTGGACATGACTGGGAGGATGAACAGTGATTTGGGAAAGAAATGGAGATGCACC
Encoded here:
- the gpc4 gene encoding LOW QUALITY PROTEIN: glypican-4 (The sequence of the model RefSeq protein was modified relative to this genomic sequence to represent the inferred CDS: deleted 1 base in 1 codon); amino-acid sequence: MKATLVLSAICALTAILVSVGAEPKSKSCNEVKAAYGSKGFNLNDVPNQGVNGAHLKVCPQGFTCCTAQMEEKLSQQSRSDLKAPVSQLSSTLQSTFTQRHRHFDQFFRELLDNAERSLHDMFVRTYGQMYVKNAELFKRFFRELRRYYAAGAGAVDLDGMLADFWAELLERMFQLVNVQYEFSEAYMECVSRHTEQLRPFGDVPRKLRLQLTRAFVAARTFTRGLALLPDTMAKVSTVSASPSCARAAMKMLYCPYCSGQVTLKPCQRYCINVLRGCLANQADLDSEWNNFLDAMLSLAERLEGPFNFESVMDPIDVKISEAIMNMQENSIQVSQKVFQGCGQPKLAMTFRSRRAVSEVGYTGRFRPYSPEARPTTAAGTTLYRLVTDVKKKLKHAKKFWSTLPETVCVGERVGPTDDCWNGTAKSRYESDLTDSGLANQVSNPDVEVDITKPDAVIRRQIMVLREMTSWLKAAHSGNDITTDNEVGSGGEESGSGCDSPSCQDIYFSTAAPVMPRLVKVAHKEPNSGAALLAIHGTTLAGLALALLIVHGR